DNA sequence from the Coccidioides posadasii str. Silveira chromosome 5, complete sequence genome:
CCTGCAAGGGCGGCGAGGTTCCATACGAGGGTCGGAGCTTGTGCTGAACTCCCCTGGACTGCAAGGGGTTGTTGGTCTGGGTCCTGATAGCGCGAAGCTTGGATTTGAAGCCTCtgacggagtactccgtactcttgcggtgtttttcttttccctttttgctttttttttttttttttttttttcacccTCTTCGTTTTTCCCTTCTattgacgacgacgatgactATGTATCAACAAAGTCAAAGCGCGCCCGTATCACGATTCCCCCCGCCCTGATCTCCACAGCCACGCTGTCCTTGCTGACTTCTCCGTTTAATTGTCGCCTCCGCTGCCCTTTGAAAGGGTCACCGCCAATGTGTTCCGACATCAGATGTTGAACTTTGTGCGTTGCCCGCAGCCCTGGCGTCCAGCCAAGGATCATGACTTGGTAACTCTGGCTGGACAACAAGGCAAGACATCGCCTTTGCCCGTTCCATGGCTCGCAGATCAACTCACTCTTAAGCTTATTcacgtacggagtaaataATAAACAAGACGAATGGCCGGGAAGCAGAAGGAATCTTGAGCTGCAGAAACCAGCTTGCACCATGGTTCACGCACGATCCCCGTCGCCTCTGTAGCCTACCCGCTGTTCAACCAGGATGCACAGAGTAAGACATGATGGATAGGATTTTTCTGCAAACCGGTCATGATTTTTCCCGCCTGTTACTTGGTTGCTCGAAACAAACAGTCACCATTCACACCAACGCATCTCCCCCTTGCTGCCATTTAAGATCGTCACTACTAGTCAGTGAGGCTGACGATGAGACCCCCTTGTCCGGAAACCCAAACTGCATAAGCCGGAACTATCAAAAAAATTTCTCGGGGCGACAAACCATCCCGCGGAATTTTTGGGGATGGGccagaaaggaaaaggataAGGGGAGAAAAGTGGGTTGACGGCTTCGATAAAATTTCCCAGTTTTTTTCCGACAACGAATGAACCGACAGCGGGTGTCTTATCAAGATGATTCCCGAGCCTGGCGCTCTTTATAACCGGGCACCCCTCCCTGTTAACGGTGTGATATGCGAATAAACGCCATAAAACTCTGTAGGAGAAACCGTAGGTTACAACAAGTCTAGGCTGGCGTCGGGCTCGATCGCGGTTGATTCAGGAATCCGAATCATTTCGGTCTTAGCTCTCAACCCCCCCGTCCTCACCGTCTTACCAGCGAGACGAAAGAAACGAAAAATTCCAAGGAACGGATGCGGAGACGCGGGAGGATATCATGCCATTAATCTCGttggagtatggagtacggagtagtggtatatatatatatataattaaaGTGATAAGCACATCAAAATCCAGACCACCCAAGTTTTACAACCCCTCCCACGCCCAATTACCATGTCCAAAGTAACCAAAAGTACCATGCAAAAGAAACGCCAGCAACCCATTTGAGTGATGAAACAAAATGCCTGCGAAACACGAAGAACGACCGGCGACCGCCACGGGACCCCATATCTTTTCCGACCGTGGTCCTAAAACCCGTCCACGACCTCTCTTTGACTTTGTCGGAAAAGTCCCACTCGTCCCGAGAAGAGCGTTCAAGTTTCTCGCTGACTCCCGTACTCCCGCCAAATTGTAGATATTTCACTGGTCTTGTTCCATCGTTTGACGGGGAGCTGGAGGCTGTGCGCGGGACGATGCCGTTTCCACAGCGATTGCTAAATCTGTTCTCGCCAGCCGAGAGCGACGACGTAGATGTAGATGTACTCGATGTCGAGGAGGAAGGGATGTCCTCAAGGAAGCGGCGTGTGAGGGGGAGGATCGGGTCAGACGCGTCAGGGATATGGTCAGCCCGCAAGGTAACAGATATAGCGTGGAGCAAAAGGATGAGCATAGAAAAGACAAAGACATAGGCATATTGGATGAACACCGCCAATTGATCGGGAAAGAGGCAAAGGTGGTTCTCGACGGTTTGAGAGCCCGTCGGATGCAACGACTTGCCCGACTTGGGGTCAATTGGGTTCCACAGACTCGCCAGCTGAACGCCGGGTTGTCTGACGCCCATCGCAAAGGACGCACTCTTGACCGTAATCTCCTTTGGTGCGCCGCTGAATTCTCGGTGCGTGATCTCGCAATAATCGTGGTCGTCGCCCGAATATATCTGAACGACGGGTCCAGTCTTCTTTATGATATCCTCGGAAATTGTGGGGGTAAGTACGTTTTGATACTGGTATCCCCACCCGATTCTGATGGCGTTTCTCTCGTCGCTTTCCGGGAGCGGATCGGTCGATGAAGGAGGCCAATATTCGCGAAGTGGACCACACGGTGTGCCAGCCTTACGGTACATAGGAACGTGGGTGAGAACGATGGTAGGAAAGTCTGCATCAGATGCAGCGGGAGATATCGTAGGCTTCGTAGGTACGGTAGCATCGACAACGGTATGCGGGGATATATATCCCTCCGTCTCTCCGTTCAGGAAGAGTAGCTCCTCCTTGATTGCTCGAGACTTCAACGTCTGGAATTCGTTTAAGAACACCTCCGTCGGTTTCCAAATCTGCTCGGAATGCGGACTACTCGTGCTCGAGCCTCCAGTCGCAGGATCGACTTGGTCCATCGCGCTTAGCGAGACGGAATCCACGGAAGCAAAAGTATGATTTCCAAGGATATCAACCCTGTTCCCTTCGCCAAAGTATGCACGAAAGCGTTCGAGTACAGGCAGTTGAATTCCGTTCCCAAAGCCCAGATCATGGTTCCCAGGCAGGCTAGCGAttatctttcttcctctcggGCTTGCTGCGGAATCGACGCCGCCCAACCTAAACGTGTCAAAGAATATCCGTGAAAATCGCGCATACTCTTTCATCCACATATCGTTCCCGTATTTTTTATATCTATCATCGGGGCTCGAGCTGCTAGCGGTGCCCCATTCCCTTCCACCGTCAAATAGATCTCCAAGAAAGAATGTAGTATCCGGTCGGAGCTTCTCCTGAAGCAGGGAATGTGTTCTGTACAGGTAGAGATCGGATAGGTATGTAGTCAATGAAGACAGCGGCCACGGACGGCCGGGATATGTATGGGGGTCGACGAGTTGAGGATCTGCAATAAGTGCAGTGTGATGTGGAACGGCATCCTCGGGCTGAAATAGAGAGACGGAGAATGTAAGCGATCGTATTCAATAGAGCTCACCTATCTTCCACACGGCCACACACACTCaacttcaaaaaaaaaaaaaaagaaaagaaaagaaaagaaaaggacagAAGAGGAACGCTTGCTTACCCACTTCTCCCAGTTTGTCCACTCACACTTCCCCACGGCATCTCTGAATACCTTCCTCTCTCCCCACCACAGCGTTAAAATCCACAATGCGATCAAGGCATTCCGCACCGAAAACAA
Encoded proteins:
- a CDS encoding uncharacterized protein (EggNog:ENOG410PIGX~COG:L~TransMembrane:3 (i68-90o512-534i669-689o)~BUSCO:3219at33183), producing the protein MASALGASRSHRDHFVEPPGIIERICTSLPPIARPVLATLRAKGESVAAAYTREQRRMRYRRSGGIQAILRPLFSVRNALIALWILTLWWGERKVFRDAVGKCEWTNWEKWPEDAVPHHTALIADPQLVDPHTYPGRPWPLSSLTTYLSDLYLYRTHSLLQEKLRPDTTFFLGDLFDGGREWGTASSSSPDDRYKKYGNDMWMKEYARFSRIFFDTFRLGGVDSAASPRGRKIIASLPGNHDLGFGNGIQLPVLERFRAYFGEGNRVDILGNHTFASVDSVSLSAMDQVDPATGGSSTSSPHSEQIWKPTEVFLNEFQTLKSRAIKEELLFLNGETEGYISPHTVVDATVPTKPTISPAASDADFPTIVLTHVPMYRKAGTPCGPLREYWPPSSTDPLPESDERNAIRIGWGYQYQNVLTPTISEDIIKKTGPVVQIYSGDDHDYCEITHREFSGAPKEITVKSASFAMGVRQPGVQLASLWNPIDPKSGKSLHPTGSQTVENHLCLFPDQLAVFIQYAYVFVFSMLILLLHAISVTLRADHIPDASDPILPLTRRFLEDIPSSSTSSTSTSTSSLSAGENRFSNRCGNGIVPRTASSSPSNDGTRPVKYLQFGGSTGVSEKLERSSRDEWDFSDKVKERSWTGFRTTVGKDMGSRGGRRSFFVFRRHFVSSLKWVAGVSFAWYFWLLWTW